A genomic window from Polaribacter gangjinensis includes:
- a CDS encoding DUF2797 domain-containing protein — protein sequence MNYQGVLKKMKTEYLDEIQYFLDMQSDFLHVNQLLNSEISISFVKYQCLQCELEKPIFRQGFCKSCFFETPNAGDWIMKPELSKAHLGIEDRDLAYEKSVQLQPHIVYLANSSNVKVGVTRKQQVPTRWIDQGAHEAIEIVEVPNRYLAGITEVALKAHVADKTNWRKMLQNDCKDEDLVVWRDQLKKYIPDEVLPYFIENNQETQIHFPVLKYPEKPKSLSLEKEKTFSGKLVGIKGQYLIFEDETVFNIRANEGLVVAIEF from the coding sequence ATGAACTATCAAGGAGTGTTAAAAAAAATGAAAACGGAATATTTAGACGAGATTCAGTATTTTTTAGATATGCAATCTGATTTTTTGCACGTAAATCAACTATTGAATTCCGAAATTTCCATTTCTTTTGTAAAATATCAATGTTTGCAATGTGAATTGGAAAAGCCAATTTTTAGACAAGGTTTTTGTAAATCTTGTTTTTTTGAAACCCCAAATGCTGGTGATTGGATTATGAAACCTGAGTTGAGTAAAGCACATTTAGGCATTGAAGATCGTGATTTAGCATATGAAAAATCGGTGCAATTGCAACCACATATTGTGTATTTGGCAAATTCTAGCAACGTAAAAGTGGGTGTTACCAGAAAGCAACAAGTGCCTACAAGATGGATTGATCAAGGTGCGCACGAAGCCATAGAAATTGTTGAAGTGCCCAATAGATATTTAGCAGGAATCACAGAAGTTGCGTTAAAAGCACATGTTGCTGATAAAACCAATTGGCGAAAAATGTTGCAAAATGACTGTAAAGACGAGGATTTAGTGGTTTGGAGAGATCAGCTTAAAAAATACATTCCTGATGAGGTTTTGCCTTATTTTATTGAAAACAATCAAGAAACCCAGATTCATTTTCCGGTGTTGAAATATCCTGAAAAACCTAAAAGTTTGTCTTTAGAAAAAGAAAAAACATTTTCTGGAAAATTAGTTGGCATCAAAGGACAATATTTGATTTTTGAAGACGAAACCGTTTTTAATATTCGCGCTAATGAAGGTTTGGTTGTTGCGATTGAATTTTAA
- a CDS encoding HAD family hydrolase, giving the protein MDFSQIKLVVSDMDGTLLNSKGNVSSQFFSLFKKLQEKNIHFCAASGRQHNSIVSKLDTIKNQIYVIAENGGIVKQGKTTILSQFLDAQKVQEIIPILRTIAGANMVLCCDNSAYIESKDERFINLFQEYYHSFQQVEDVMEIAKTIPVFKIAVYHFDSSEKFIFPIVQDFKNDVLLKISGQHWLDISDEKANKGNALKAVQNLLNVTKEQTLVFGDYHNDIEMMQESNFSFAMKNAHEDIKKIAKYSTESNNNFGVEMVLEKLVNF; this is encoded by the coding sequence ATGGATTTTTCCCAAATTAAATTGGTTGTTTCTGATATGGATGGCACGTTGCTCAATTCCAAAGGAAACGTAAGCAGCCAATTCTTTTCTCTTTTTAAAAAACTACAAGAAAAAAACATTCATTTTTGTGCTGCAAGTGGAAGACAACACAATAGTATTGTTTCCAAATTGGATACAATAAAAAATCAAATTTATGTTATTGCCGAAAACGGAGGCATTGTAAAACAAGGAAAAACCACCATCCTTTCACAATTTTTAGATGCGCAAAAAGTACAAGAAATCATTCCGATTTTACGAACTATTGCTGGAGCAAATATGGTGCTTTGTTGCGATAATTCTGCATATATTGAAAGTAAAGACGAACGTTTTATCAACCTTTTTCAAGAATATTATCACAGTTTTCAACAAGTGGAAGATGTCATGGAAATTGCCAAAACAATTCCTGTTTTTAAAATTGCTGTGTATCATTTTGATTCCTCAGAAAAGTTTATTTTTCCTATAGTGCAAGATTTTAAAAACGATGTTTTATTAAAAATTTCTGGACAACATTGGTTGGATATTTCTGACGAAAAAGCCAATAAGGGGAATGCTTTAAAAGCGGTTCAAAATCTTTTGAATGTTACAAAAGAACAAACCTTGGTTTTTGGTGATTATCACAATGATATTGAAATGATGCAAGAATCCAATTTTTCATTCGCAATGAAAAATGCGCATGAAGACATCAAAAAAATTGCAAAATACAGCACTGAATCAAATAACAATTTTGGTGTAGAAATGGTGTTGGAAAAATTGGTAAACTTTTAA
- a CDS encoding LacI family DNA-binding transcriptional regulator, translating to MNKLTIKDIAKKFNVSISTVSKALNDSYEISDATKEKIQKYAKENNYKPNFNALSLKNRSTKTIGIILPTMLNYFFAQVFNGIEKTALERGYKVITCISNESYDKELEIIEMLSNGSIDGFILSMSKETEINANFSHFQETIENGIPIVMFDRVASAIECDKIITDDFNGALNTVEHLYKSGHRKIGFVSTLSNLHIGQQRFLGYKKGIETVGLPFNEEYVINIIDTDYKKYEEILSPFLKKNKLDSIITTGESAAVASMKAALKLGYQIPKDMSVIAFSNGILARHSSPKMTTISQHGELMGETAATILIDRLENKLTDFTKKVIKTDLVIRDSSK from the coding sequence ATGAATAAACTCACAATTAAAGACATTGCAAAGAAATTTAATGTCTCAATTTCCACTGTTTCCAAGGCTTTGAATGACAGTTATGAAATTAGTGACGCAACTAAAGAGAAAATTCAGAAATATGCGAAAGAAAACAATTACAAACCTAATTTTAACGCACTTAGTTTAAAAAACAGAAGTACAAAAACCATTGGAATCATTCTTCCAACCATGTTAAACTACTTTTTTGCTCAGGTTTTTAATGGCATAGAAAAAACAGCGTTAGAGAGAGGTTACAAGGTAATTACCTGTATATCAAACGAATCTTATGACAAAGAGTTAGAAATTATTGAAATGCTTTCTAATGGTAGTATTGATGGATTTATTTTATCAATGTCAAAAGAAACTGAAATCAATGCGAATTTTTCTCATTTTCAAGAAACGATTGAAAACGGGATTCCAATTGTGATGTTTGACAGAGTTGCCTCTGCAATTGAATGCGATAAAATTATAACTGACGATTTTAATGGTGCATTAAATACAGTTGAACATTTGTATAAAAGTGGTCATAGAAAAATTGGTTTTGTATCAACTTTAAGTAATTTACATATTGGTCAACAACGATTTTTAGGATATAAAAAAGGTATAGAAACAGTTGGTTTGCCATTTAATGAAGAATATGTAATTAACATTATTGATACTGATTATAAAAAATACGAAGAAATCTTATCGCCATTTTTGAAAAAAAATAAATTAGATAGTATCATTACAACAGGCGAATCTGCAGCTGTTGCTTCTATGAAAGCAGCTTTAAAATTGGGTTATCAAATTCCGAAAGACATGTCAGTTATTGCATTTTCAAACGGAATTTTAGCAAGACATTCAAGTCCAAAAATGACTACAATTAGTCAACATGGTGAATTGATGGGTGAAACTGCAGCTACAATTTTAATTGACAGATTAGAAAACAAATTAACTGATTTTACAAAAAAAGTCATCAAAACCGATTTAGTAATTAGAGATTCTAGCAAATAA
- a CDS encoding mannosyltransferase, which yields MSFKKLAIISILFKLIFLFAIPNLSQDFYRFIWDGRMIFEGFNPYLSKPETFINSGQFPIHDAKSLYDGMGVLNGSHFTNYPPIHQFGFLIAAFFANKSIFGSIIVLRILIILADFGILFIGKKILERLQLPNYTIFWYALNPFIIIEMTGNLHFEPVMLFFLMLSFYKLQQQKWILGAVFMGCAISVKLIPMLFLPLFFRWFSSTKSEPNSNKTSNFICFIKKIDSRKLIVFYMIIIGVIVLLFAPFLSQNLKANYTNSVGLWFTTFEFNASFYYLFREIGYLISGYNQIAIIGKITALSTVIFILTLAFFRKNNSLENLFISMLFGISFYYFFSSTVHPWYVATPLLLCIFTKYKFPIFWSFVVILSYHAYSNSTWNENLLLVAFQYILLFSYIIYEIKKHIVKKTIR from the coding sequence TTGAGTTTTAAAAAACTAGCAATAATTTCAATTCTTTTCAAATTGATTTTTTTGTTTGCGATTCCTAATTTATCTCAAGATTTTTACAGATTTATTTGGGATGGAAGAATGATTTTTGAGGGTTTCAATCCATATCTCTCCAAACCAGAAACATTCATAAATAGTGGACAATTTCCAATTCATGATGCAAAATCATTGTATGACGGAATGGGAGTTTTAAACGGAAGTCATTTTACCAATTATCCTCCAATTCATCAATTCGGATTTCTGATTGCCGCATTTTTTGCCAATAAATCTATTTTTGGAAGCATCATTGTTTTAAGAATTCTAATCATATTAGCAGATTTTGGAATTCTTTTCATCGGGAAAAAAATATTAGAAAGATTACAACTTCCCAATTACACTATTTTTTGGTATGCTTTGAATCCTTTTATCATTATTGAAATGACAGGAAATTTGCATTTTGAACCTGTCATGTTATTCTTTTTGATGCTTAGTTTCTACAAATTACAGCAACAAAAATGGATTTTAGGTGCTGTTTTTATGGGTTGTGCAATTTCAGTAAAACTAATTCCAATGCTCTTTTTACCTTTATTTTTTAGGTGGTTTTCATCAACAAAATCAGAACCAAATTCAAACAAAACAAGTAATTTTATTTGTTTCATCAAAAAAATAGATAGTAGAAAATTGATCGTATTTTACATGATAATTATAGGTGTAATTGTTTTATTATTTGCGCCTTTTTTATCTCAAAATTTAAAAGCAAACTATACAAATTCTGTTGGTTTATGGTTTACAACTTTCGAGTTCAATGCCAGTTTTTACTATCTTTTCAGAGAAATTGGTTATCTGATTTCAGGCTATAATCAAATTGCAATTATTGGAAAAATAACTGCATTAAGCACTGTCATTTTCATTTTAACACTTGCTTTTTTCAGGAAAAATAACTCACTAGAAAATCTCTTTATTTCCATGCTTTTTGGCATTAGTTTTTATTATTTTTTTTCAAGTACTGTGCATCCTTGGTATGTGGCAACTCCTTTACTTTTATGCATTTTTACCAAGTATAAATTTCCTATTTTTTGGTCGTTTGTTGTCATTTTAAGTTATCATGCTTATTCAAATTCAACTTGGAATGAAAATTTACTTTTAGTAGCTTTTCAATATATTTTGCTATTTTCTTACATAATCTATGAAATTAAAAAACATATCGTAAAAAAAACAATTCGTTAA
- a CDS encoding cellulose synthase family protein, producing MFIESLIITIYTISLLLIFMYALAQLNLLFNYLKYRDKPDNSPKFDFNNPDEIPYVTIQLPVYNELYVMERLLENIAKIDYPKDKLEIQVLDDSTDESVETTAKHVKIIQDLGIDIQHIRRENRQGFKAGALKEGLKTAKGEFIAIFDADFLPKEDWLKQTIPYFKDPQIGVVQTKWSHINRNYSTLTKIQAFALDAHFTLEQVGRNSKGHFINFNGTAGVWRKECIYDAGNWEGDTLTEDLDLSYRAQFKNWKFKYLEKVETPAELPVVISAARSQQFRWNKGGAENFQKMIKSILRNKNTSFKTKVHSVLHLLNSSMFTFIFLVSILSVPMLYIKNEYAHLKPYFYVMSFFVVSSLIFFVCYWHMYKNTYGGGFKNFIIYIGAFFTFFSIAMGFSLHNTIAVLEGHIGKKSEFVRTPKFNIITLKDGWKNNKYIKKRPSFYVILEGLLALYFVFGMYSAFIVGDQGGDFGLFPFHLMLFIGYFYVFFKSIFSKA from the coding sequence ATGTTTATAGAGTCTTTAATTATCACTATTTATACAATTAGCTTGTTGCTTATTTTTATGTATGCACTTGCGCAATTAAACTTACTTTTTAATTATTTAAAGTATCGAGACAAACCAGATAATTCTCCAAAGTTCGACTTTAATAATCCTGATGAAATTCCATATGTAACTATACAATTACCTGTTTATAACGAATTGTATGTAATGGAGCGTTTGTTAGAAAACATTGCAAAAATTGATTATCCAAAAGATAAATTAGAAATTCAGGTTTTAGATGATTCTACTGATGAATCTGTAGAAACTACAGCCAAACATGTAAAAATTATTCAAGATTTAGGAATTGATATTCAGCATATTAGAAGAGAAAATAGACAAGGTTTTAAAGCAGGTGCTTTAAAAGAAGGTTTAAAAACGGCTAAAGGAGAATTCATAGCAATTTTTGATGCTGATTTTTTACCAAAAGAAGACTGGTTAAAACAAACTATTCCTTATTTTAAAGATCCACAAATTGGTGTTGTTCAAACAAAGTGGAGTCACATCAATAGAAATTATTCTACTTTAACAAAAATTCAGGCATTTGCTTTAGATGCTCATTTTACCCTAGAACAAGTTGGAAGAAATAGTAAAGGACATTTCATCAATTTTAATGGTACTGCAGGTGTTTGGAGAAAAGAATGTATTTATGATGCTGGAAACTGGGAAGGTGATACTTTGACAGAAGATTTAGATTTAAGCTACAGAGCCCAATTTAAAAATTGGAAATTCAAATATTTAGAAAAAGTAGAAACTCCTGCTGAACTTCCAGTGGTAATTAGCGCTGCAAGATCTCAACAATTCAGATGGAATAAAGGTGGTGCAGAGAATTTCCAAAAAATGATTAAAAGCATTCTACGAAATAAAAACACCTCATTCAAAACTAAAGTTCATAGCGTATTGCATTTGCTAAATAGTTCTATGTTTACTTTTATTTTCTTAGTTTCTATATTGAGCGTTCCAATGCTTTACATTAAAAACGAGTACGCGCACTTAAAACCTTATTTTTATGTAATGAGCTTTTTTGTGGTAAGTTCACTCATCTTTTTTGTGTGTTATTGGCACATGTACAAAAATACTTATGGTGGTGGTTTTAAAAATTTCATCATATATATTGGAGCCTTTTTTACATTTTTCTCAATTGCAATGGGATTTTCATTACACAATACAATCGCAGTTTTAGAGGGTCATATTGGTAAGAAAAGTGAATTTGTTAGAACGCCAAAATTCAATATTATTACTCTAAAAGACGGTTGGAAAAACAATAAATACATCAAAAAAAGACCTTCATTTTATGTGATTTTAGAAGGATTATTAGCACTTTATTTTGTTTTTGGAATGTATAGTGCTTTTATTGTAGGTGATCAAGGTGGAGATTTTGGACTTTTCCCTTTCCATTTGATGTTGTTTATTGGATACTTTTACGTGTTTTTTAAATCTATTTTTTCAAAAGCATAG
- a CDS encoding glycosyltransferase family 2 protein produces the protein MKSLIKVIIPAFNEEKSIANVINDIPKIVDEVIVIDNNSTDETAKNAKNAGATVLREVKKGYGFACLKGLDYIANQTIKPTIVVFLDGDYSDYPEQLTTIVQPIIEENIDFVIGARVKELREPGAMTPQQIFGNWLATNLMKVFFGAKFTDLGPFRAIKYEKLIALKMTDTTYGWTVEMQLKVLKQQMSYLEIPVKYRNRIGTSKVSGTVKGSIFAGVKILSWIFKYSFK, from the coding sequence ATGAAGTCCTTAATCAAAGTAATAATTCCTGCTTTTAATGAAGAAAAATCTATTGCGAATGTCATTAATGATATCCCAAAAATTGTTGATGAAGTTATAGTAATAGATAATAACTCAACAGATGAAACAGCAAAAAATGCAAAAAATGCTGGAGCAACTGTTTTAAGAGAAGTTAAAAAAGGGTATGGTTTTGCTTGTTTAAAAGGATTAGATTATATTGCAAATCAAACAATCAAACCAACAATAGTTGTTTTTTTAGATGGTGATTATTCAGATTATCCAGAACAATTAACAACAATTGTACAACCAATTATTGAAGAAAATATTGATTTTGTAATTGGTGCCCGTGTGAAAGAATTGCGCGAGCCAGGCGCAATGACACCTCAACAAATCTTTGGAAATTGGTTAGCAACAAATTTAATGAAGGTATTTTTTGGGGCAAAATTTACAGATTTAGGCCCTTTTAGAGCCATAAAATATGAAAAATTAATAGCATTAAAAATGACCGATACAACGTATGGTTGGACAGTTGAAATGCAATTAAAAGTATTGAAACAACAAATGAGTTACTTAGAAATACCTGTAAAATACAGAAACAGAATTGGAACTTCAAAAGTTTCAGGAACTGTAAAAGGTAGTATATTTGCAGGAGTAAAAATTCTAAGTTGGATTTTTAAATATAGTTTTAAATAA
- a CDS encoding 4Fe-4S binding protein: protein MKFIKYLGLTLFLIGFGIFNSAIFFGNFQVSQQELEAYISEKGYKSEYLKKALSDAIVTDEQLSIFEFSSRVRTAFETSNNYHNKLISKYDSEKNWDKKNEQFQYTVFGKPHSLSYNLAKKVGKGFLKNQPNLAWWLTFGLGIFGALLFILPNVILLGKPGIKNDGIYLESATNRGWIAWLVLVYLVTFYLLLYFMPDYVVNWTFIFDPISNFLNGGNASQWFVYGFLYCVIMIVMGIRMYIKYRHNKYQIVRTTSVLFFQIVFAFLIPEIMTSLNMPGYDFKSAFPLDYDFFFEWNIKSLQSSGAIGVFILVWGIILTLIIVPVMVYFFGKRWYCSWVCGCGGLAETLGDPYRQHSDKSLNAWKLERWLIHSVLLFSLLMTVVTLYCYFSGTSSFIGIKSQWIKDAYSFLIGAWFAGVIGTGFYPIFGNRVWCRFGCPLAAYLGFVQRFKSRFRITTNGGQCISCGNCSTYCEQGIDVRAYAQKGENIVRSSCVGCGICSAVCPRGVLKLENGPEKGRINPTEILLGNDVDLIKLLNNQ from the coding sequence ATGAAATTTATAAAATACCTAGGATTAACGCTCTTTTTGATTGGATTCGGAATTTTTAACAGCGCTATTTTTTTTGGAAATTTTCAAGTTTCTCAGCAAGAATTGGAAGCCTATATTTCTGAAAAAGGATACAAAAGCGAGTATTTAAAAAAAGCACTTTCTGATGCTATTGTAACTGACGAGCAACTTTCTATTTTCGAGTTTTCATCAAGAGTTAGAACTGCTTTTGAAACTTCGAACAATTATCATAACAAACTGATATCTAAATACGATTCTGAGAAAAATTGGGATAAAAAAAACGAACAGTTTCAATACACCGTTTTTGGAAAACCTCATTCTTTAAGTTATAATTTGGCAAAAAAAGTCGGTAAAGGCTTTTTAAAAAATCAACCCAATTTAGCTTGGTGGTTGACTTTTGGTTTGGGAATTTTTGGTGCATTATTATTCATCCTTCCAAATGTCATTTTATTGGGAAAACCAGGCATTAAAAATGATGGAATTTATTTAGAATCTGCAACAAATAGAGGTTGGATAGCTTGGTTAGTTCTTGTTTACTTAGTTACTTTTTACTTATTACTCTATTTCATGCCTGATTATGTGGTGAATTGGACCTTTATTTTTGATCCTATTAGCAACTTTTTAAATGGCGGAAATGCGAGTCAATGGTTTGTGTATGGATTTTTGTATTGCGTCATTATGATTGTAATGGGCATCAGAATGTATATCAAATATCGTCATAACAAATACCAAATTGTTAGAACAACATCTGTCTTATTTTTTCAAATTGTATTTGCTTTTTTGATTCCTGAAATCATGACAAGTTTAAACATGCCTGGCTACGATTTTAAAAGTGCTTTTCCTTTAGATTATGATTTTTTCTTTGAATGGAACATCAAAAGTTTACAAAGTAGTGGCGCAATTGGCGTATTTATCTTGGTTTGGGGAATCATTTTAACACTCATTATTGTTCCTGTAATGGTCTACTTTTTTGGAAAACGTTGGTATTGTTCGTGGGTTTGTGGTTGTGGAGGATTAGCAGAAACCTTAGGAGATCCTTACAGACAACATTCTGACAAAAGTTTAAATGCTTGGAAATTAGAAAGATGGCTTATTCACTCAGTGTTACTTTTCTCGTTATTGATGACAGTGGTTACTTTATATTGTTATTTTTCAGGAACTTCATCTTTTATCGGAATCAAATCTCAATGGATAAAAGACGCATATAGTTTTTTAATTGGAGCTTGGTTTGCTGGAGTTATTGGAACTGGATTTTATCCCATTTTTGGTAACAGAGTTTGGTGCAGATTTGGCTGTCCTTTAGCAGCATATTTAGGATTTGTGCAACGTTTCAAATCGAGATTTAGAATCACGACAAATGGTGGGCAATGCATTTCATGCGGTAATTGTTCAACCTATTGTGAACAAGGAATTGATGTGAGAGCTTACGCCCAAAAAGGAGAAAATATTGTTCGCTCAAGTTGTGTTGGTTGCGGAATTTGTAGTGCGGTTTGCCCAAGGGGAGTTTTAAAATTAGAAAATGGCCCTGAAAAAGGAAGAATCAATCCAACTGAAATTTTGTTAGGTAATGATGTTGATTTAATTAAATTACTTAATAATCAATAA
- a CDS encoding NAD(P)/FAD-dependent oxidoreductase yields MEHIVIIGNGIAGVTAARHIRKKSDKKITIISAEHPYFFSRTALMYVYMGHLKFEHTQPYENWFWKKNKIDLHQGFVTNIDTDKKELILSDETTISYDKLIIATGSKPNKFGWKGEDLPGVMGLYHKQDLENLEKFAPNNEVCKRAVIVGGGLIGIELAEMLRSRKIPVTFLVRENSFWNGVLPAQESEMINKHILEHHIDLRLNTNLKEIIADENGRVKSVIIDETGEEIPCNIVGLTAGVSPNIDFLKNTNIACNKGVLVNRFLETNIPDIYAIGDCAEQQMAIGNRRNIEAVWYTGRMMGETVAQSICGKKTEYKPGNWFNSAKFLDIEYQTYGWVFSEKNKSDNEVHFQWQHASENKCITISFDKNSHEFLGINTFGIRMRHEIFDRWLSEKKSVAFVLEFLADANFDPEFYNVHEAEIVAKFNQEMGTNIQLKKKSWKRIFSKV; encoded by the coding sequence ATGGAACACATTGTTATTATTGGAAATGGCATTGCAGGTGTAACTGCAGCAAGACATATCAGAAAAAAATCTGACAAAAAAATCACCATTATTTCAGCAGAACATCCGTATTTTTTTTCAAGAACAGCCTTGATGTATGTGTATATGGGTCATTTAAAATTTGAACATACACAGCCTTACGAAAATTGGTTTTGGAAAAAAAATAAGATTGATTTACATCAAGGATTTGTAACCAATATTGATACTGATAAAAAAGAGCTTATCCTTTCAGATGAAACTACCATTTCTTATGACAAATTAATTATTGCAACTGGTTCAAAACCTAATAAATTCGGATGGAAAGGTGAAGATTTACCAGGAGTTATGGGATTGTATCACAAACAAGATTTAGAAAATTTAGAAAAATTTGCGCCAAATAATGAGGTTTGTAAAAGAGCTGTAATTGTTGGTGGTGGTTTGATTGGCATTGAATTGGCTGAAATGTTGCGAAGCAGAAAAATTCCAGTGACTTTTTTAGTGCGTGAAAACAGTTTTTGGAATGGAGTTTTGCCTGCTCAAGAATCTGAAATGATCAACAAACATATTTTAGAACATCATATTGATTTGCGTTTAAACACCAATTTAAAAGAGATTATTGCTGATGAAAATGGTCGTGTAAAATCAGTTATTATTGATGAAACTGGTGAAGAAATTCCCTGCAATATTGTGGGTTTGACTGCAGGAGTTTCCCCAAATATCGATTTTTTAAAAAATACCAATATCGCTTGTAATAAAGGGGTTTTAGTAAATCGATTTTTAGAAACAAACATTCCTGATATTTATGCAATTGGCGATTGTGCAGAACAACAAATGGCTATTGGAAATCGCCGAAATATTGAAGCAGTTTGGTACACAGGAAGAATGATGGGCGAAACTGTTGCGCAATCAATTTGCGGTAAAAAAACAGAATATAAACCCGGAAATTGGTTCAATTCTGCCAAATTTTTGGATATTGAATATCAAACCTATGGCTGGGTTTTTAGTGAAAAAAATAAAAGTGACAATGAAGTGCATTTTCAATGGCAACATGCTTCAGAAAACAAATGCATTACGATTTCTTTTGATAAAAATTCACATGAATTTTTAGGCATCAATACTTTTGGAATTCGTATGCGTCATGAAATTTTTGATAGATGGCTTTCTGAAAAAAAATCGGTAGCATTTGTATTGGAATTTTTAGCAGACGCCAATTTTGATCCTGAGTTTTACAATGTACATGAAGCCGAAATTGTAGCAAAATTCAATCAAGAAATGGGCACAAACATTCAATTGAAAAAGAAAAGTTGGAAACGAATTTTTAGCAAAGTATAA
- a CDS encoding glycoside hydrolase family 113, which produces MRKILFLGTLLCFHFFASCQHKKINGVSFVASRDAINQTHIQPVIDVNSNYVALMPFGFIRDLASPTITFNSQRQWFGETENGLLQYAKSFQKKQLRVMVKPQIWVWRGQFTGLIEMTSEENWKILEDSYTDFILTYAKSAAKINADIFCIGTELEKFVVNRPQFWQQLIKKIRAVYKGKITYAANWDEYKKLTFWHQLDFIGVDAYFPLSEKQTPTVADFENGWKTHKIEIQQIQEKFQKPILFTEYGYRSVHFNAKQPWIVDDVEGNVNLQAQANGLQAIHNQFWKEDWFAGGFVWKWFHNHEKVGGENNNRFTPQNKPAEKILKKNYAN; this is translated from the coding sequence ATGAGAAAAATTCTTTTTTTAGGAACACTTTTATGTTTTCATTTTTTTGCAAGTTGCCAACATAAAAAAATCAATGGAGTTAGTTTTGTAGCTTCCAGAGATGCTATCAATCAAACACATATTCAGCCAGTTATTGATGTGAATAGCAATTATGTTGCCTTAATGCCATTTGGATTTATTCGTGATTTAGCTTCTCCAACAATAACTTTTAATAGTCAAAGACAATGGTTTGGCGAGACTGAAAATGGACTTTTACAATACGCAAAATCGTTTCAAAAAAAGCAACTTAGAGTAATGGTGAAACCTCAAATTTGGGTTTGGAGAGGTCAATTTACAGGTTTAATTGAAATGACTTCTGAAGAAAATTGGAAAATTTTAGAAGATTCTTATACCGATTTTATACTAACATATGCAAAATCAGCTGCAAAAATAAATGCTGATATTTTTTGTATTGGCACTGAATTGGAAAAATTTGTAGTGAATAGACCTCAGTTTTGGCAACAGCTAATCAAAAAAATCAGAGCAGTTTATAAAGGCAAAATAACTTATGCTGCCAATTGGGATGAGTATAAAAAACTCACTTTTTGGCATCAATTAGATTTTATTGGGGTAGATGCGTATTTTCCATTATCAGAAAAACAAACTCCCACAGTTGCCGATTTCGAAAATGGTTGGAAAACGCATAAAATAGAAATTCAACAAATTCAGGAAAAATTTCAAAAGCCTATTTTGTTTACAGAATATGGATACAGAAGTGTCCATTTCAATGCAAAACAACCTTGGATTGTTGATGATGTTGAGGGAAATGTCAATTTACAAGCTCAAGCAAATGGTCTGCAAGCGATTCATAATCAGTTTTGGAAAGAAGATTGGTTTGCTGGAGGTTTTGTTTGGAAATGGTTTCACAATCACGAAAAAGTTGGAGGTGAAAATAATAACAGATTTACGCCTCAAAATAAACCAGCAGAAAAAATTCTCAAAAAAAATTACGCCAATTAA